A stretch of the Hippoglossus hippoglossus isolate fHipHip1 chromosome 1, fHipHip1.pri, whole genome shotgun sequence genome encodes the following:
- the LOC117773909 gene encoding zinc finger and SCAN domain-containing protein 2-like — MEACVNLHSQLASVMEVLANAAVAEICQLVDDGFASLRLEISRSRRENLALKSRLRLMEVRAGGSSHTEPLSSMVVTCARRDHRFEEDGSNITKRDVGSSTQENTDCQQSQPVDGTDQQLEPEAAVVKKERLEEATVCCVLEDHETAANSSIGSQSLSHAAENRDSGSAQFEKQDLVGLEAQQEEEQEETSPYTHLESHRAAPGCPNRDLTKEDKHVVDLRDFTSTDPNVHTPLIKKLVSELPLNTSMCGAAADWTEAVMSTPVKLEAFWSEAFRTCDASVSVTRSQCVNNSRLTYSHQTDRQEASLDDLFSTTEVAHSLTTPHKHSTDGVVGTDESLSTRCFPVLSSGSSFGNSSMSDWLTGPSFSKASADSRSTSFPSSTEQAFSCQQCSRLFSTSRDLVVHQRSHSGERIFHCHLCTKPFVHPHQLKTHQRVHTGEKPFSCAQCGKRFSQSSHIKRHMSVHTGEKRYSCSLCGKRFSQACSLKVHQAVHTGERPYSCSKCGKSFSVLGNLVRHQSLHVHI; from the exons ATGGAGGCTTGTGTTAACCTGCATTCTCAGCTGGCCTCTGTCATGGAGGTGTTAGCTAACGCGGCGGTGGCGGAGATCTGTCAGCTGGTGGACGACGGCTTCGCCTCACTACGGCTGGAGATCTCCCGGAGCCGCAGGGAGAACTTGGCGCTGAAGAGCCGCCTGCGGCTGATGGAGGTCCGAGCCGGGGGGAGCTCCCACACAGAGCCCTTATCGTCCATGGTGGTCACCTGTGCTCGGAGAG ATCATCGTTTTGAAGAAGATGGTTCTAACATTACAAAAAGAGACGTCGGGTCCAGCACACAGGAGAATACTGACTGTCAGCAGTCACAG CCAGTGGATGGGACAGACCAGCAGCTGGAGCCGGAGGCTGCTGTGGTGAAGAAGGAAAGGCTGGAGGAGGCGACAGTCTGCTGTGTGCTAGAGGACCATGAGacagcagctaacagcagcA TTGGATCTCAGTCTCTGTCTCATGCTgctgaaaacagagacagtggTTCCGCCCAGTTTGAAAAACAGGACTTAGTTGGACTTGAAGCTCAGCAGGAAGAAGAGCAAGAGGAAACGAGTCCGTATACTCATCTTGAGAGCCATAGAGCCGCACCAGGATGTCCAAACAGAGACTTGACCAAGGAAGACAAGCATGTTGTGGATCTCAGAGACTTTACGAGTACAGATCCTAATGTACACACTCCACTGATCAAGAAACTGGTGTCAGAGCTGCCTTTAAATACAAGTATGTGTGGTGCTGCAGCAGACTGGACGGAAGCGGTAATGTCAACACCAGTGAAACTGGAGGCCTTCTGGTCGGAAGCCTTTAGGACATGTGATGCTTCGGTCTCTGTCACTAGAAGCCAGTGTGTAAATAACAGTAGATTAACTTACAGTCaccaaacagacagacaagaggCATCTCTCGATGACTTGTTCTCGACTACAGAGGTGGCCCACTCTCTTACGACTCCCCATAAACATTCCACAGATGGAGTCGTAGGCACAGACGAGTCACTGTCTACCCGTTGTTTTCCTGTCCttagcagcggcagcagctttGGGAACTCTTCCATGTCAGACTGGCTAACGGGCCCCTCCTTCAGTAAGGCCTCCGCTGACTCCAGGAGCACAAGCTTCCCCAGCAGCACAGAGCAAGCGTTCAGCTGCCAGCAGTGCAGCCGCCTCTTCTCCACTTCTAGAGACTTGGTGGTACACCAGCGCTCCCATTCTGGGGAGAGGATCTTCCACTGCCACCTCTGCACAAAACCCTTTGTCCATCCACACCAGCTGAAAACCCACCAGCGGGTGCACACGGGGGAGAAGCCGTTCAGCTGTGCACAGTGTGGTAAGCGCTTTTCCCAGTCCAGCCACATCAAGAGACACATGAGCGTTCACACAGGCGAGAAGCGCTacagctgcagcctgtgtgGGAAACGCTTCTCGCAGGCCTGCAGCCTCAAGGTGCACCAGGCTGTGCACACCGGAGAGAGACCGTACAGCTGCAGCAAGTGTGGGAAGAGCTTCTCTGTTCTGGGAAATCTGGTCCGCCACCAAAGTCTCCACGTCCacatctaa